In Deltaproteobacteria bacterium, the genomic stretch ATTTTTGGCGCTGAAGGCCTCTTCCCTGCTCTTGCTCGTGCTCTCCCCGGTGGCCTTGAGTTTTTCCAGCAGCACAGTCCGGCCTTTTTCGAGTTCCTCAACCCTTGATTCCAACTGGCCTACCTCTTTTCTCAAACCTGCTATGATTACGGGCTTAGGTGTGTTGGAACTTATGTACTGCTTAGCCACCCACCCTTCTTCGCCCTCTTCTGTTCGCACCCTGAGGTAAGTTTCGTTTTCTTCAAGGATTTCGACAGGGGCGTCCGACTGAAGCATTCTTATCACATTATATTCGCTTCCAGGACCTTCACGTAGAGAAAGTATAAGCATATCCGTTACATATCGTGTGTCAGCATGGGCAGATCGAACAGTGGCAGGCGACAGTGTCAGTAGTGCGAATGGGAGTATGAATATTGCATCCCTGATTCTTGCGTGTTTCATGTCAACTCCCTCCCAACCCGGATAAACCGGAAATCCGCACGGATTTAATCGTCTTGAAAATACATCTAGTTGGCAAAGTTACATTCTACTTTGACGTTGCCGTGCATTATGGTTGATGTGCGCCCCAAAAACAATAAAAATTGCAAGAATTATACCCATGAAAAGGCGTCATTGAAACCCAGTGGCTGCGTAACTCTTGGAGTAGCCAAGCCAATGCCTGCCCGGCGGGTGGTGAACTTCACTTGATGTTCAGCCGGCACCACTTCCTGGCGCCGAAGTGCATTTGCCATCAAAAACCACACCTTCATCGATAAGCACCACCGGGGCACTGAGGTCACCAAAAACTCGGGCTGGCGGATGTAACTCAATCCGATCTGAGGCTCGGATATTGCCCCTTACCTCCCCGCTCACAGTTGCAGTGTGGACAGAAATGTTGGCATTGATCACCGCCTTTTCCCCCACGATCATCGTGCCTCCTTCGCTTTCAATATTGCCGGTGAAATGCCCGTCTAGTCGTACAGTTCCGTTGAATGTCAGAGTCCCTTCCAGTGTCGTTTGCGGGCCTAAAAACGTCTGTATCCCCTTATCTGCCCTTTTTTCCATTTCAGCCCTCCCTTCTGCGAATCCTAAAACCCGTCGCTGCCTGGATACTCTTTGTAACCCGGGTCTTTGAGATGTTTCACAAATACCTTGCAGCCAGATGTCCGTGCTTGCTTTACCAGACTTGAAATCCAGATCTTGGGCGGATAAAAAATCGGTTTGCTCTTTGTCTTTGGCCTTGGGCCTATCATTATCCAGTCAAAACACTCAAGTGTTTGGAAAAGCAACCATTCAAGCAATGGGTCACACGATAGAAATCTAACTGACGTCTCAATGCGAGAAAAACATTCCAGTGCTGGTTCGACCTCTTTCTGTGTATCAACTTTAACCCCAACCCAACAGTTGAGAGGGAATTCAAGCTCCAAATATCGTCTTGGATTCTTGGTCTGCAAGATATAGTTCCATTGTGGCGTATCCCTCACTATATCCAAAACAGCCTCGATATGCTCTTTTTCCACCCAATCACCAAACATGTCCCCCATGGTGCCCAGAAATACGTTCCTGTTTCCCGAAACGTTGCTTTCCGGGATCGGCGTGTTGTGCGGCGCATCAAATCTGTCAGGCCATAAGTGGGGTTTAAAGGAACTGTAGCCCTCCTCACGGGTACGCGAGTATAGCTTCCGTGCCTTTTCTATGCCATGACAATAGCTGCAATCGTGCTCACAACCGGTAATGGGATCCCATGACCATTTGCACCATTGGCGAATGCTCTTATCCTCTTGTCGATCAAATACGGTCATTAACCTCAGGCCCGTGCTCCCCTGTTCAATGTCAATCACGCCCAATATCAAAATGTCATTAGGCGCTTTTCATAAATGATAACCTCTTCATATCCAAAGATGGCATTTAGGTGGTGTAGCAAGGCATGCCCGCCCTCTTTCTGCCATAACTTTTCAACAGACTCATTTACTTCGCCATAAAAGGCCAGAATTCCTCTGAGAAATTGAGGCCTTTCCCCACTGGAAGCCTGCTGATCTGAAATGTCCGTGATCAGAGTTAGCCACATTCGACTTACGCCCATGATAAAATAAGGCCATGATTTCCTGATCGGTGATGACCACTTCGGATCACAAGTATCCTCGATATCGGCCTTACTAACCCAGTCTGTGTCATCGTATCTATCTTCGATGATCACACCAGCGCTTTTCATCTCTTTCAAGCATACATCAGACTTGATTGAATCGTAAATTCGGTTTGCCGTCTCGGCAGAAGAATAGAAAATAAAACTGAACTGATGTCCGGACTGGTCTCTGATTGCCCTTCGGTGAAATCGCCAGAGAATGATACTATCTTTGTACTGATACAATACGGGTGACAGGACCTTGTGAGCCAGCAACAGGTCCACGTGCCAGGATGGCTCCGCATCCTGGGGCCATTTCACGAGAAAGCGAACATTCCACCAACCGTTCCGGGTGCCTTCCACTCTGTCTTCTGTTGGCCTCAAGTTCGACAAATTGGCGGGACGAACAGATGCACAACCTGCCATCACTAACGTTATGAACACTGCAGCCGCCAGCAAATAGGCTGACTCTTTTATCTGAGGCACAAGCGCCCTCCTGCCGATGTATCACTCTGTTGCAGGCATACTCTTTTCTCGACTTCAATTAATTCTCAGAACCTTCGCTCCCCGGATTTTTCTCTCTCTGAGCTCCAGCAACGCCTTGTTTGCATCTTCAAGCGCAAATTCCTGAACCTCAGGTTTAATTGGAATTTCTGCCGCCAATTCCAAGAATTCGCTGACATCTCTCCTGGCCACATTGGCTACACTCTTTATCTCCTTCTCAAGCCAGAGATGAGCAGGGTAATCCATCTTCAAAAGATACTCCTTGTCCCGCTCTTCTTTACGAATCGCATTTATAACCAACCTACCCCCGCTTTTCAAATTTTTCAAGGCTTCGACAATCGGTTTCCACGCTGGTGTAGTGTCAATCACACAATCTAGTTTTTCTGGAGGGACGTCTGCCGTGTCACCCGACCAGACGGCGCCGAGTTCCTTGGCAAAATCCCTTTCCTTTTCACTTCTGGCAAAAACGAAGACCTTGGAGCTCGGATACCTGTGGCTTGCCATTTTAAGCACAAGGTGAGCCGAAGCCCCAAATCCGGTGAGCCCAAGGCTCTGTCCATCTTTGATACCGGTCAATCTCAGAGACCGGTAGCCAATCGCCCCTGCACACAGGAGGGGAGCCGCTTCCGAATCAGAGAATACGTCCGGGATCTTGTAGGCGAAATCCTCCAAAACGGTCATGCACTGTGCATATCCACCGTTGGCATCCCTGCCGGTCGCCTTGAAATCTTCGCATAGGTTCTCGCTGCCTTGCAGGCAAAACTTGCATTTTCCGCAGGCTGAATAAATCCAGCCAATCCCCACCCTGTCTCCAATCTTGAACTTGCTTGTTTCGGCGCCGGTCTTATCCACTGTGCCAACAACCTGATGGCCCAGAACAACTGGAAAGCGCGGCGGGGGCGTCCGGCCTTCAATTTCATCCAACTCCGTATGACAGACGCCGCAGACTGAGACTCGTACCAGGACTTTCTTGCCTTGTGGAACCGGAGCCGGCAGATCTACGAGCGCCAGCGGGCTCCTGTTCTCTTTGAGGCTACAAATCTTATTCAAGACCATTGCCTTCATTCCGTTTGACCTCCTCTTCTGAGCATCAT encodes the following:
- a CDS encoding DUF5131 family protein, which encodes MIDIEQGSTGLRLMTVFDRQEDKSIRQWCKWSWDPITGCEHDCSYCHGIEKARKLYSRTREEGYSSFKPHLWPDRFDAPHNTPIPESNVSGNRNVFLGTMGDMFGDWVEKEHIEAVLDIVRDTPQWNYILQTKNPRRYLELEFPLNCWVGVKVDTQKEVEPALECFSRIETSVRFLSCDPLLEWLLFQTLECFDWIMIGPRPKTKSKPIFYPPKIWISSLVKQARTSGCKVFVKHLKDPGYKEYPGSDGF
- a CDS encoding zinc-dependent alcohol dehydrogenase family protein gives rise to the protein MKAMVLNKICSLKENRSPLALVDLPAPVPQGKKVLVRVSVCGVCHTELDEIEGRTPPPRFPVVLGHQVVGTVDKTGAETSKFKIGDRVGIGWIYSACGKCKFCLQGSENLCEDFKATGRDANGGYAQCMTVLEDFAYKIPDVFSDSEAAPLLCAGAIGYRSLRLTGIKDGQSLGLTGFGASAHLVLKMASHRYPSSKVFVFARSEKERDFAKELGAVWSGDTADVPPEKLDCVIDTTPAWKPIVEALKNLKSGGRLVINAIRKEERDKEYLLKMDYPAHLWLEKEIKSVANVARRDVSEFLELAAEIPIKPEVQEFALEDANKALLELRERKIRGAKVLRIN
- a CDS encoding polymer-forming cytoskeletal protein codes for the protein MEKRADKGIQTFLGPQTTLEGTLTFNGTVRLDGHFTGNIESEGGTMIVGEKAVINANISVHTATVSGEVRGNIRASDRIELHPPARVFGDLSAPVVLIDEGVVFDGKCTSAPGSGAG
- a CDS encoding TIGR04211 family SH3 domain-containing protein codes for the protein MKHARIRDAIFILPFALLTLSPATVRSAHADTRYVTDMLILSLREGPGSEYNVIRMLQSDAPVEILEENETYLRVRTEEGEEGWVAKQYISSNTPKPVIIAGLRKEVGQLESRVEELEKGRTVLLEKLKATGESTSKSREEAFSAKNEIKQLAGKYDKLVSQSKNVVELVAERDRVKTANDALRTANDELKAEIEDLTQDNESLIRRRILAWFLAGGGVFFVGLIVGKLSRKKKYY